ATCAATTTTCTCAGGATCCAGGAAACAGTTTACCCGATGGAGAAGGAAAAGGAGGAGATCTGGGTTGGTTCGGACGAGGCCAGATGGTGAAACCTTTTGAAGAAGCAGCATTTGGAGCTGAGACCGGAGACGTTATCGGTCCTGTTAAGACCACCTTTGGATATCACATTATTCAGGTGAACGATAAGAGGTCGAATGGAAAAGACGAAGTAAATGCCGCTCACATTCTTTTGACTGTCACTATGGGTCCTTCGACGAGACAGAATATCCGGAACCGGGCCAATCAGTTCATTTTCGATGTTGAGGACTACGGATTTGACAAAGCCGTTGAGATGAATAACCTTAGCACCTCCTCTCTCGGACCAATAAGTGAAGACGCCCGATTTCTTGCGGGATTTGGCTTTTTCGCGGAGCCAGTAGGATTCGCATTCTCTTCCGAAACCGGAGCCGTGAGTGGCGTCCTGGAGTCCGAAGGATCTTTTGCTGTCTTTCGCCTCGACTCTATCGTTGCCGAAGGTACGAAACCGTTCAATGAGGTGTGGTCTCAGATTGATCAGAAATTGAGACAGGAAAAACGAATGGCGAAAGCCAACTCCTTGGCCCAGGAAACCTTTGAGAAACTCCTGGATGGAAATTCACTTGAGGATGTTGCTGAGTCGGATGAAAAACTTACCATGGTGGGGCCTGTTACCCGCAAGTTGTCTGCCTCGTTTCCCGCGCTCGGACGCTATTCCACAGTCGTGGGAGGACTCCTCGAAGCCAAACCGGGAAGTCTCCTCCCC
The Candidatus Neomarinimicrobiota bacterium genome window above contains:
- a CDS encoding peptidylprolyl isomerase; amino-acid sequence: QFSQDPGNSLPDGEGKGGDLGWFGRGQMVKPFEEAAFGAETGDVIGPVKTTFGYHIIQVNDKRSNGKDEVNAAHILLTVTMGPSTRQNIRNRANQFIFDVEDYGFDKAVEMNNLSTSSLGPISEDARFLAGFGFFAEPVGFAFSSETGAVSGVLESEGSFAVFRLDSIVAEGTKPFNEVWSQIDQKLRQEKRMAKANSLAQETFEKLLDGNSLEDVAESDEKLTMVGPVTRKLSASFPALGRYSTVVGGLLEAKPGSLLPPLEISSGYVLILLEDRGDIEESELEVQRETIHNELLSERQNAAVREWMDHLKENSKIEDNRKYYF